Proteins from one Mycobacterium adipatum genomic window:
- a CDS encoding DeoR/GlpR family DNA-binding transcription regulator, with product MYAEERQHAIAALVMQQGRASVAELAQAYEVTTETVRRDLAVLHKAGLLRRVHGGAVPARALHLVEQDVGERDATRAAHKDAIAAAATDVFPVAGSSVLLDAGTTTSRVAALIPTDRELVVITNSVPVAARLSAMQSVALHLLGGRVRGLTQATVGEQALQTLEQLRVDIAFIGTNGITTRHGLSTPDGEEAAIKRAMVRCANYVVVVADSSKIGREELHSFAPISSVDALITDTEITDPAREELAALGIEVTCAGASA from the coding sequence ATGTACGCCGAGGAACGCCAGCACGCCATCGCCGCTCTGGTGATGCAGCAGGGCCGCGCCTCGGTCGCCGAGCTGGCCCAGGCATATGAGGTGACGACCGAAACGGTGCGCCGCGACCTGGCCGTTCTGCACAAGGCCGGCCTGCTGCGCCGGGTGCACGGCGGAGCCGTGCCCGCGCGGGCCCTGCACCTGGTCGAGCAGGACGTCGGCGAACGCGACGCGACCCGTGCCGCCCACAAGGACGCCATCGCCGCGGCCGCCACCGACGTATTCCCGGTCGCGGGGTCCAGCGTGCTGCTGGACGCCGGCACCACCACCAGCCGGGTCGCCGCGCTCATCCCCACCGACCGCGAGTTGGTGGTCATCACCAACTCGGTCCCGGTCGCCGCCCGCCTGTCGGCGATGCAGTCGGTGGCTCTGCACCTGCTCGGCGGGCGGGTCCGCGGGCTGACCCAGGCCACCGTCGGTGAGCAGGCCCTGCAGACCCTCGAACAGCTGCGGGTGGACATCGCCTTCATCGGCACCAATGGCATCACCACGCGCCACGGCCTGTCCACCCCCGACGGCGAGGAGGCCGCGATCAAGCGCGCCATGGTCAGATGCGCGAATTACGTCGTCGTCGTTGCTGATTCGTCGAAGATCGGCAGGGAAGAACTCCACAGCTTTGCGCCGATCTCCAGCGTCGACGCACTCATCACCGATACCGAGATCACCGATCCCGCACGCGAGGAACTCGCCGCTCTCGGAATCGAAGTCACCTGCGCAGGAGCATCCGCATGA
- the pfkB gene encoding 1-phosphofructokinase, translating into MIVTVTPNPSIDRTITLPGALVRGAVHRVSSVTDEPGGKGVNVARALGLAGLDALAVLPAAEADPMLSALRACGVPYATVPVRGAVRTNVAITERDGTTTKLNEPGASLDAEALNALTRTVIEAAQRAEWIVMSGSLPPGVPASWYADVVAELAGRNCRVAVDTSDAPLSALAASFGRAAPDLIKPNAEELAGLTGASGPELEGAAAAGDPMPVITAARQLVERGARTILVTLGAAGAVLVEPSGSWLAGSPPITPRSTVGAGDSALAGYVRAALAGASAPDRLRMAVAYGSAAASLPGSALPGPELIDLEAVPVKAISLSRSDT; encoded by the coding sequence ATGATCGTCACGGTCACCCCGAATCCCAGCATCGATCGCACCATCACACTGCCCGGCGCCCTGGTCCGCGGAGCGGTGCACCGGGTCAGTTCGGTGACCGACGAGCCCGGCGGCAAGGGCGTCAACGTCGCCCGTGCCCTCGGCCTCGCGGGCCTGGATGCACTGGCGGTGCTGCCCGCGGCCGAGGCCGACCCGATGCTGTCCGCGCTGCGGGCCTGCGGGGTTCCCTATGCCACCGTGCCCGTCCGCGGAGCGGTCCGAACCAACGTGGCCATCACCGAGCGTGACGGCACCACAACAAAACTCAACGAACCCGGCGCGTCCCTGGACGCCGAAGCCCTCAACGCGCTGACCCGAACCGTGATCGAAGCCGCCCAGCGCGCGGAGTGGATCGTGATGTCCGGGTCGTTGCCGCCGGGCGTACCGGCGAGCTGGTACGCCGACGTGGTCGCCGAGTTGGCCGGCCGCAACTGCCGCGTTGCGGTCGACACCTCGGATGCGCCGCTGTCGGCGTTGGCCGCCTCGTTCGGCCGGGCGGCCCCCGATCTCATCAAGCCCAACGCCGAGGAGCTTGCCGGGCTGACCGGTGCGTCGGGTCCCGAACTCGAAGGGGCCGCCGCCGCAGGTGATCCCATGCCGGTGATCACCGCGGCCCGGCAACTCGTCGAGCGCGGCGCCCGCACCATCCTGGTCACTCTCGGTGCGGCCGGCGCGGTGCTCGTCGAACCGTCCGGCAGTTGGCTGGCCGGCTCGCCGCCGATCACCCCGCGCAGCACGGTGGGTGCCGGCGATTCCGCGCTCGCCGGCTACGTGCGGGCGGCCCTGGCCGGGGCGAGCGCCCCCGACAGGCTACGGATGGCCGTCGCCTACGGCAGCGCAGCCGCCTCCCTGCCGGGTTCCGCACTGCCCGGCCCCGAACTCATCGATCTAGAAGCCGTTCCGGTGAAAGCCATTTCACTGTCACGATCCGACACCTGA